Proteins found in one Muntiacus reevesi chromosome 2, mMunRee1.1, whole genome shotgun sequence genomic segment:
- the LOC136158854 gene encoding zinc finger protein 16-like: protein MKPGDGEVDPGEPPDRLGFDPSPLRTHPEDAEDPEEAPGGAEAEAGTLVQLIDEHGAYSTARLVPGGSAEERSEKRGPGLLRASSEGREGLARPWRFSCAACGKAFKRAWELLSHEVVHTAARPFRCGLCTAAFKRHSDCKSHRLVHSDERPHGCDACGKRFKRASNLQEHRRIHTGERPFPCQSCPKRFKTPYELHRHEPLHAPSRPFPCPDCGKAFSAGPALLLHRRQHCVDKPHACGVCGKRFTHSHSLRVHERVHTGDRPFVCPLCAKAFKQSNALASHRRVHSGERPYRCATCGKAFKQSSYLAIHQRTHTGERPYPCDACGKAFSRPSLLLQHRRVHSPMRPHTCRFCPKHFKDLNYLAVHERLHTGDTPYKCSLCGKGFAHPSNLLQHQSVHPDG from the exons ATGAAGCCGGGAGATGGAGAAGTGGATCCCGGAGAACCCCCAGACCGTCTGGGGTTCGATCCGTCTCCCTTGAGGACACACCCTGAGGATGCTGAGGACCCAGAAGAG GCACCCGGAGGAGCCGAGGCGGAGGCGGGGACCCTGGTGCAGCTCATCGACGAGCATGGGGCGTACTCGACCGCGCGCCTGGTGCCCGGCGGTTCGGCGGAGGAGCGCTCCGAGAAGCGGGGGCCAGGCTTGCTCCGCGCCAGCTCTGAGGGCCGGGAGGGTCTGGCGCGGCCCTGGCGGTTCAGCTGCGCCGCCTGCGGGAAGGCCTTCAAGCGCGCGTGGGAGCTGCTGAGCCACGAGGTGGTGCACACGGCCGCGCGGCCCTTCCGCTGTGGCCTGTGCACGGCCGCCTTCAAACGCCACTCGGACTGCAAGAGTCACCGGCTGGTGCATAGTGACGAGCGGCCGCACGGCTGCGACGCCTGCGGCAAGCGCTTCAAGCGAGCCAGCAACCTACAG GAGCACCGTCGCATCCACACGGGCGAGCGTCCCTTCCCCTGCCAGTCCTGCCCAAAGCGCTTCAAGACCCCCTACGAGCTGCACCGCCACGAGCCGCTGCACGCCCCCTCGCGGCCCTTCCCCTGCCCGGACTGTGGCAAGGCCTTCTCGGCCGGGCCGGCCCTGCTTCTCCACCGGCGGCAGCACTGCGTGGACAAGCCGCACGCGTGCGGGGTGTGCGGCAAGCGCTTCACCCACAGTCACAGCCTGCGGGTGCACGAGCGCGTGCACACGGGCGATCGGCCCTTCGTGTGCCCGCTGTGCGCCAAGGCCTTCAAGCAGTCCAATGCGCTGGCCTCTCACCGTCGCGTGCATTCGGGGGAGCGGCCCTACCGGTGCGCCACGTGCGGCAAGGCTTTCAAGCAATCGTCCTACCTGGCCATCCACCAGCGCACGCACACGGGCGAGCGGCCCTATCCCTGCGATGCCTGCGGCAAAGCCTTCTCCAGGCCCTCGCTGCTTCTGCAGCATCGCCGGGTGCATAGCCCCATGCGCCCCCACACCTGTCGCTTCTGCCCCAAGCACTTCAAGGACTTGAACTACCTCGCGGTCCACGAGAGGCTGCACACGGGAGACACGCCCTACAAGTGTAGTCTCTGTGGCAAGGGCTTCGCGCATCCCAGCAACTTGCTGCAGCATCAGAGCGTGCATCCGgatgggtga